TCCCGCACGAGCAGGTCGCCCTGGCGGATCGTCCCGACCGGCACCGGCGCGGACCGGCCGCGGTCGATCCCCGCGAAGCGCCGGCCCGCCGGCGGGTCGATCGAGCCGGGACGCACGTAGGGGTTCTGCACCGGGTTGACGTCGATCGCCGCACCGAAGGCGTGGTCCGACCAGCCCTCCTGCCCGGCGACCCGACGGCAGTTGAAGCCGGACGTGTTGTTGTCGGCCATCGACGCGTCGTCGTCGCCGCCGTAGTGGTCGACGAGCCGCATCCGCGCGATCGGGTAGCCGACGTCGTACAGCCTCTCGAACACCTCGGTGACCTCGCGCGCGAAGGCGCGGTGGACCACCATCTCCCCGGTGCGGGCCGCGCCGCCGAAGCCGCGGTAGGTCATGGTCAGGTGGCGCAGGTCCGACAGCGGGACGGGGCAGCCGGGCCGGTGGCTGCTGCCCCGCATCCGCGCGGCGAGGGCCGCGTCGATCGGCGCGACGGTGGACTCGAACGCCGGGTCCGCCGCCTGCGGCTCGCCGCGGCTCGACCCGAGGCCCGAGCAGCGGGCCCCCGCCTCCCAGTCGCGGACCGCGCCGGGACGGGCCGCGCCCGTCACCGGGATCGGCCGTCCGTCGGGGGCGATGCGGGCGGGCGTCCACTCCTCGCCGACCACCCCGTCCGCGTCGAGGCGCAGGGTGAGCACGCCCGTGTCGGGCTGGCGCGAGTGGTACCAGACGAAGTTGCCGAGGCCGTAGGAGACGTAGGTGTCGCCGGACCAGCCGGCCCCGCCCAGGACGTGGGAGTGGCTGCCGACGACGACGTCCGCCCCGGCCCCGGCGAGACGGTCGGCGAGCAGGCGCTGGCTCTGCGTCGGGCACGCCTCGTTCTCGCGCCCCCAGTGCAGGTAGACCACGACCAGGTCCTGGCGCTCCCCCGCGGTCTCGACGGCGTCGAGCAGCAGGTCGGTCCGGCTCCCGCGCGCGGCGGCGATGCCGGCGTTGTCCGGCCCCGCCTCCCAGACGCCGCTGCTGCCCTCGCGCTGGACCGTGTCGGCAGCGAGGATCGCCACGTCGAGGTCGCCGACCCGCGCCACGTGCGGGGTGAAGGCGGCCTCAGCATCGCGTCCCGCCCCCACCACCGCGACGCGGCTGCGCCTCGCCGCCCTCATCGTGTCGTCGAGCCCGACCTGCCCGTAGTCGCCGGCGTGGTTGTTGGCGACCGTGACCACGTCGACGCCCGCGTCGGCGAGCGCGCCGAGCGCCCCGACCGGGGTCCGGAAGTAGTAGCGGTCGGAGGCGAGCTCGAGCTCCTTGGGGTCGCGCCGCCCCCGGGTCGTGACCGGCGTCTCGAGGTTGACCATCGCGACGTCCGCCGAGCGCAGGGTCCGGGCGATCGGTCCGAGCCCGCGGCGCAGCAGCGCGCCGACGTGCGCCTCGAAGTGGACGTCGCCGGCGAACGCGAGCGTGACCTCGCCGCCGGGGGGCGCCGCGACCGCGGCATCCGCGACCGGTGCGTCACCGGGGGTGCGGGTGTCCCCCACGGGCGCCGAGGTGCATGCCGTCAGGGCGAGCGTCGCCGCTGCCGCGCCGCCCCAGGTCCGGACTCCCATCTCCCGAGTGTGCCCGGCGCCCCCACACGGGCCGGCCGGACCGGTCAGCCGGTCAGGTCGTCCGCAGCCGACGTCGCGGCGGTCGACGCCAGCTGACGCGCCACCGCCAGCGCGGCCTGGCGCCCCGCGCGGGAGGCGCCGAGGGTGCTCGCCGACGGCCCGTAGCCGACCAGCTGCACCCGCGGGTCGCGGGCCGTCGTGGTCGCGCCCTGGACGTTGCCGGGCACCGGGAGCAGCGCGATCCCGCCCTCGGGGCCACGCAGCCGCAGCGGCGCGAGGTGGTCGAGCGCCGGCCGGAAGCCGGTCGCCCAGAGGATGACGTCGACGGCCTCGAACCTGCCGTCGGCCCAGCGGACCCCGTGCGGCTCGACCCGCTCGAACATCGGCAGCCGGTCGTAGGCGCCCAGCGCCGCCGCCTCCTGCTCCTGCGGACGCAGCGCGAGGCCGGTGACGCTGACCACGCTGGCCGGCGGCAGCCCGCGGCGTACGCGCTCCTCGACGGCGGTCACCGCGGCGAGGCCGGCGGCGGCGTCGAAGCCCTCACGCCACACCGGCGGGCGACGCGTCACCCACAGCGTGTCGGTCACCGGCGCCAGCTCGCCGAGCAGCTGGACCGCGGACGCCCCGCCACCCACCACCAGGACCCGACGCCCGCGGAAGTCCTCCGCGCCGGGGTAGTCGGCGGTGTGGAGCTGCTCGCCGGCGAAGTCGGCGGCCCCGGGATAGGACGGCACGAACGGCCGGGTCCAGGTGCCGGTCGCGTTGACGAGGGTCCGGGTGCGCCAGCGACGACCTCCGGCGCGGACGACGAGGATCCCCCGGTCGTCCTCGACCCGGTCCACCCGCACGGGGCGGACGACCGGGAGGTCGAGGCGCTGCTCGTAGGCGGCGAACCAGTCGGGCACCACCACGTTGGCGGGCAGGTCCGACCGGGCCGGCGCGGGTGCCCCGGGGAGGTCGGCGACGCCGTGCACGTCGACCATCGCGAGGGAGTCCCAGCGGTGCCGCCAGGCGCCGCCCGGTCCGGCGTTGGCGTCGAGCACGAGGTGGTCGATGCCGCGACGGGTGAGGAAGTACGACGCGGCCAGCCCGGCCTGGCCGGCGCCGACCACGACGGCGTCCCTCACGCGCTCGGGGTCCTCCACGTCGGGTGCAACACCCGCCCGTGCGGGCCTATGCCCGCGACCGCCTGCGTGGCAGCCTCGGACCATGGACACCGCCACCCGCGCCACGACGCTGCTCGACCTCCACCACACCGGCACCACGCTGGTCCTGCCGACCGTCTGGGACGCCTGGTCGGCCCGCACCGTCGTCGACGCCGGCTTCCCCGCGCTCAGCATCGGCAGCCACCCCCTCGCGGACTCCCGCGGGCAGGCCGACAACGAGGGCATGAGCATCGACGACGCGCTCGACGGCATCCGCCGGGTGTGCGCCGCCGTCCCCGACGTCCCGGTCACCGCCGACATGGAGTCGGGCTACGGCGTCGCCCCGGCCGAGCTGGTCGAGCGGCTGCTCGAGGCCGGTGCGGTCGGGCTCAACATCGAGGACACCGTGCACTCCGAGGGCGGGCGCCTGCGCGAGGTCGCCGAGCACGCCGACTACATCGGCGGCATCCGGCAGGCCGCCGACGCCGCCGGAGTCGACCTCGTGATCAACGCCCGCACCGACGCCTTCGTCCACGCCGACCGCTTCGACGACCCGCTCGCCGAGGCGATCACCCGGATGACCGCCTGCGAGGCGGCCGGCTCGCGCAGCAGCTATCCCGTCCGCGTCCCCGACGCCGCCTCCCTCCAGGCGCTGCTCGACGCGCTCGACGGTCCGCTCAACGTCACCGCCAACCCCCGCACCGGCACTCCGGCCGGCTCGCTCGAGGACCTCCAGGTGATGGGCGTGCACCGGGTCACCTTCGGCCCGCTGCTGATGAAGGAGCTCACCCCCGACCTCGCCGCCCTCGTCGCCCCCTGGCGCTGACGGCGTACGCCCTGGCCGTCCACGCCGGACGTCGAGCGGACACAGGTCCGCTCGAGCACCCCTGTGGCGCGGGTCGGTCAGGCTCTCGCTGAACTTGTCAGGGCGTGCACGGCCTGACAAGTTCAGCGATCCCCGGTCAGCCGGGGATCGCTGAAAGCACTCCGACAAGCCCGCGCGGCAGGTCGGTCAGGCTGCGACGACGAGCACCGGGGACGGGTCGATCCCGAGGGTGACCCGCTGCCCGGGCTCGAGGCGCAGCGCGTCGGAGCTCGAGAGCTGGGCGACGACGCCGGTGCCGTCGGGCAGCGCACAGGTCACGCGGGACAGCGGGCCGAGGAACATCACCGTCGTCACGGTCACCTGGCCGGCCGGGTCCGGCGTCACCGACACCGCCTCCGGTCGGACGAGGGCGAGCCCGGGGCCCGACGCCGAGCCCGGCAGCACCGGGACCTGCTGGCCGAGGACCGACGCGGTGGAGCCGTCGACCTGCGCGGGGATCCGGTTGCTCAGGCCGACGAACTCGCCGACGAACTGCGTGGCCGGGGCCGAGTAGAGCTCCGCCGGCGGCGCGAGCTGCTCGAGGTGTCCGGCGTTCATCACGCCGACCCGGTCGGCCACGGCGAGCGCCTCCTCCTGGTCGTGGGTGACGAACAGGGTGGTCGTGCCGACCTCGATCTGCACGCGGCGGATCTCGTCGCGCAGCTGCACGCGGACCTTGGCGTCGAGGGCGGACAGCGGCTCGTCGAGCAGCAGCACCGACGGCTCGACCGCGAGCGCCCGGGCGAGCGCGACGCGCTGCTGCTGCCCGCCGGAGAGCTGGTGGGCGTAGCGGTCGGCCTGCTCGCCCAGCCCGACCAGGTCGAGCATGTCGCCGGCACGCCGGCGCCGGGTGGCCCCGTCGCGGCCGCGCAGCTTGAGCCCGAAGGCGACGTTGTCGATGACGGTCATGTGCGGGAAGAGGCTGTAGGCCTGGAACACCATCCCCATGTCGCGCTTGTTGGCCGGGACCCGGGTCAGGTCCTTGCCGCCCACCGACACCGACCCGGAGGTCGGGTGGTCGAGGCCGGCGAGGATCCGCAGCGCGGTCGTCTTGCCGCAGCCGGACGGGCCGAGGAGGCAGACCAGCTCGCCGGGGGCGAGGTGGAGGGTGAGCCCGTCGAGCGCGCGCACCGAGCCGTAGACGCGGGTGAGGTCGGACAGCTCGACGGCGAGGCCGCGGTCCGTGCCGGGGCGGGTGGTCACGTCGGTCATCGGGATGCTCCTTGGTCGTGCCGGTGCCGGTCGCGGCTGAGGAAGGTGAGGCCCACCAGCAGCAGCGCGACGAACAGCATCGAGGCGAGGGCCGCGGCCATCGCCGCGGCGGGGTTGCTCCGGTAGATGCCCGCCATCGCGACCGGCAGGGTGTCGAAGTGCAGCAGGGAGGCGAAGACGTACTCACCCATCACCAGCGCCACGCTGATGAACGCCGCACCGAGGACGCCGCCGGTGATGTTGGGCAGCACGATCCGCACGATCACGGTGGGCCAGCCCGCGCCGAGCGAGCGCGCGGCCTCGGACAGCGTGGCGACGTCGATCGCGGACAGCGCGGCGTCGATCGCGCGGTAGGAGTAGGGCAGCACCAGCACGACGTAGGCGAAGGTCAGCACCAGCGGCGAGTCGCCGAGCAGGTAGGTCACCCACGAGTAGACGTTGCTGATGCCGACCACGATCACGAGCGCCGGGATGGTGAGCGGCAGCAGGCACAGGAACTCGACCAGCCCGCGCGCACGCGGCACCCGCAGCCGCACCCACACCATCGTCGGCACGAGCAGCACCACCATGAGCACGACGGTGAACAGCGCGAGCAGCAGCGAGGCGATGATCGAGGAGCGCAGGTCCTCGTCGGTCACCATGAACTGCCAGTTGTCCCACGTGCGGCCCTCGGCGCTGCCGCGGGCCTGGGTGGAGAAGTCGAGCATCGCCAGCAGCGGCACGAAGAAGTACGCCGCGAAGGCGAGCAGCAGCACGGTGCGCACCGCCCTGAAGGTCCGCGAGGGGGTCATCGCATCCACCTCGAGGTCCGCTTCAGCAGCAGGTTGTAGGCGACCATCACGAGCGTCACCACGACGATCATCTCCAGCGCGAGCGCGAAGCCCACGTTGGCCTGGCCGAGCAGCACCTCGCTGGTGATGGCCTGACGGATCAGTAGCGGGACGATCGGCTGGCCCTGGCTCACCAGGACGGCGGCCGTGGCGTAGGCGGCGAAGGCGTTGGCGAACAGCAGCAGCAGCGCGCCGAGGAACGCCGGCGTCAGCAGCGGCAGCGCGACGTGGCGCCAGTAGTCCCAGGTCGAGGCGCCGAGGTTGACCGCGGCCTCGCGCCACTGCGGCCGGAGCCCCTCGAAGGCCGGGGCGAAGACGATCACCATCAGCGGGATCTGGAAGTAGGCGTAGACCACGACGAGGCCCGGCAGGTCGAAGAGCCAGCCCGAGCCGTAGAGGTCGACGCCGAACGCGCTGTCCATCGCCTTGGTCACGATCCCGACCGACCCGATGGTCGCGATCCAGGCGAACGCGAGCACGACCCCGCCGAACTGGGCGAGCACGCCGCTGATCGCGAGCGTGGTCCGCCGCAGCAGGCTCTGCGTCGGCAGCGACACCACGAGGTAGGCGAGCAGCGCACCGAGGGCGGCGCCGATGAGCGCCGTGGTGGCCGAGAGCACCAGCGAGCCCTTCAGTGCCGACAGCGCGGCGTCGCTGGTGA
Above is a genomic segment from Nocardioides okcheonensis containing:
- a CDS encoding isocitrate lyase/PEP mutase family protein; this translates as MDTATRATTLLDLHHTGTTLVLPTVWDAWSARTVVDAGFPALSIGSHPLADSRGQADNEGMSIDDALDGIRRVCAAVPDVPVTADMESGYGVAPAELVERLLEAGAVGLNIEDTVHSEGGRLREVAEHADYIGGIRQAADAAGVDLVINARTDAFVHADRFDDPLAEAITRMTACEAAGSRSSYPVRVPDAASLQALLDALDGPLNVTANPRTGTPAGSLEDLQVMGVHRVTFGPLLMKELTPDLAALVAPWR
- a CDS encoding ABC transporter ATP-binding protein, producing MTDVTTRPGTDRGLAVELSDLTRVYGSVRALDGLTLHLAPGELVCLLGPSGCGKTTALRILAGLDHPTSGSVSVGGKDLTRVPANKRDMGMVFQAYSLFPHMTVIDNVAFGLKLRGRDGATRRRRAGDMLDLVGLGEQADRYAHQLSGGQQQRVALARALAVEPSVLLLDEPLSALDAKVRVQLRDEIRRVQIEVGTTTLFVTHDQEEALAVADRVGVMNAGHLEQLAPPAELYSAPATQFVGEFVGLSNRIPAQVDGSTASVLGQQVPVLPGSASGPGLALVRPEAVSVTPDPAGQVTVTTVMFLGPLSRVTCALPDGTGVVAQLSSSDALRLEPGQRVTLGIDPSPVLVVAA
- a CDS encoding ABC transporter permease → MTPSRTFRAVRTVLLLAFAAYFFVPLLAMLDFSTQARGSAEGRTWDNWQFMVTDEDLRSSIIASLLLALFTVVLMVVLLVPTMVWVRLRVPRARGLVEFLCLLPLTIPALVIVVGISNVYSWVTYLLGDSPLVLTFAYVVLVLPYSYRAIDAALSAIDVATLSEAARSLGAGWPTVIVRIVLPNITGGVLGAAFISVALVMGEYVFASLLHFDTLPVAMAGIYRSNPAAAMAAALASMLFVALLLVGLTFLSRDRHRHDQGASR
- a CDS encoding CapA family protein, with translation MGVRTWGGAAAATLALTACTSAPVGDTRTPGDAPVADAAVAAPPGGEVTLAFAGDVHFEAHVGALLRRGLGPIARTLRSADVAMVNLETPVTTRGRRDPKELELASDRYYFRTPVGALGALADAGVDVVTVANNHAGDYGQVGLDDTMRAARRSRVAVVGAGRDAEAAFTPHVARVGDLDVAILAADTVQREGSSGVWEAGPDNAGIAAARGSRTDLLLDAVETAGERQDLVVVYLHWGRENEACPTQSQRLLADRLAGAGADVVVGSHSHVLGGAGWSGDTYVSYGLGNFVWYHSRQPDTGVLTLRLDADGVVGEEWTPARIAPDGRPIPVTGAARPGAVRDWEAGARCSGLGSSRGEPQAADPAFESTVAPIDAALAARMRGSSHRPGCPVPLSDLRHLTMTYRGFGGAARTGEMVVHRAFAREVTEVFERLYDVGYPIARMRLVDHYGGDDDASMADNNTSGFNCRRVAGQEGWSDHAFGAAIDVNPVQNPYVRPGSIDPPAGRRFAGIDRGRSAPVPVGTIRQGDLLVREFARIGWEWGGYWTSSKDYQHVAARVRP
- a CDS encoding ABC transporter permease, translated to MVGAFQDGDGRPTLGNLDALTSDAALSALKGSLVLSATTALIGAALGALLAYLVVSLPTQSLLRRTTLAISGVLAQFGGVVLAFAWIATIGSVGIVTKAMDSAFGVDLYGSGWLFDLPGLVVVYAYFQIPLMVIVFAPAFEGLRPQWREAAVNLGASTWDYWRHVALPLLTPAFLGALLLLFANAFAAYATAAVLVSQGQPIVPLLIRQAITSEVLLGQANVGFALALEMIVVVTLVMVAYNLLLKRTSRWMR
- a CDS encoding NAD(P)-binding domain-containing protein; translated protein: MRDAVVVGAGQAGLAASYFLTRRGIDHLVLDANAGPGGAWRHRWDSLAMVDVHGVADLPGAPAPARSDLPANVVVPDWFAAYEQRLDLPVVRPVRVDRVEDDRGILVVRAGGRRWRTRTLVNATGTWTRPFVPSYPGAADFAGEQLHTADYPGAEDFRGRRVLVVGGGASAVQLLGELAPVTDTLWVTRRPPVWREGFDAAAGLAAVTAVEERVRRGLPPASVVSVTGLALRPQEQEAAALGAYDRLPMFERVEPHGVRWADGRFEAVDVILWATGFRPALDHLAPLRLRGPEGGIALLPVPGNVQGATTTARDPRVQLVGYGPSASTLGASRAGRQAALAVARQLASTAATSAADDLTG